Proteins encoded together in one Carya illinoinensis cultivar Pawnee chromosome 3, C.illinoinensisPawnee_v1, whole genome shotgun sequence window:
- the LOC122304289 gene encoding growth-regulating factor 5-like isoform X2: protein MLSGRNRFAFTASQWQELEHQALIFKYMASGIPIPPDLLFTIKRSCFDSPLSSKLFSHQPHQHISWNYLQMGLGRKIDPEPGRCRRTDGKKWRCSKEAFPDSKYCERHMHRGKNRSRKPVEVMKAITTTATITNLSSPTISSITKNHSTLTPTSHDSLSSLSSMSSATHHHHLHNSYYDAPLHLPFIHNPTSSSRLPGIGLSPPNNSLYVMEPASYSQITNTDYRNRYNINGLKEEVDEHAFFSESSGSMRSLSGPSMDDSWQLTPLTMSTSSKQRSSSGFSDSAKQSEQERHSFALDSAVKKDQMRMPSQEEKEQPQKTIHRFFDEWPPKERDSWLDLDDKPLNSSSTSTTRLSISNSKFLP, encoded by the exons ATGCTGAGTGGAAGAAACAGATTTGCCTTCACTGCATCTCAGTGGCAAGAGCTTGAACACCAAGCTCTAATCTTCAAGTACATGGCTTCAGGCATTCCTATCCCACCTGATCTCCTCTTCACCATCAAAAGAAGCTGCTTCGACTCTCCTCTCTCTTCGAAGTTGTTCTCGCACCAACCTCATCAACACA TTAGCTGGAATTACTTGCAGATGGGTTTGGGGAGGAAAATTGACCCAGAGCCAGGCAGGTGCAGAAGAACAGATGGGAAAAAATGGAGGTGCTCAAAAGAGGCATTTCCAGATTCTAAGTACTGTGAGAGACACATGCACAGAGGGAAAAACCGTTCAAGAAAGCCTGTGGAAGTTATGAAAGCAATTACAACAACAGCAACAATCACAAATCTATCATCTCCAACAATCTCATCAATCACCAAAAACCACTCTACACTAACCCCAACCTCTCATGATTCCCTTTCTTCACTTTCTTCCATGTCCTCAGCGACCCACCATCATCACCTTCACAATTCTTACTACGATGCTCCCCTTCACCTACCCTTCATTCATAATCCTACATCTTCTTCTAGGCTTCCTGGGATTGGCTTGTCACCTCCAAATAACAGCCTGTACGTCATGGAGCCTGCTTCTTACTCCCAGATCACCAATACGGATTACAG AAATAGGTACAATATTAATGGGCTGAAAGAGGAGGTGGATGAGCATGCTTTCTTCTCAGAGTCTTCTGGGTCCATGAGAAGCTTATCTGGCCCATCCATGGACGATTCTTGGCAACTCACACCTTTGACCATGAGCACATCTTCGAAGCAAAGAAGCAGCTCTGGTTTCAGCGATTCCGCAAAACAATCCGAGCAAGAACGGCACAGCTTTGCTCTGGACAGTGCTGTAAAAAAAGATCAGATGCGGATGCCTAGCCAAGAAGAGAAAGAACAACCCCAAAAGACCATTCACCGCTTCTTCGATGAGTGGCCGCCTAAAGAGAGAGATTCATGGCTCGATTTGGATGACAAACCATTGAATAGCTCATCAACATCAACAACCAGACTATCAATTTCCAATTCCAAATTCCTTCCATGA
- the LOC122304289 gene encoding growth-regulating factor 5-like isoform X1: MLSGRNRFAFTASQWQELEHQALIFKYMASGIPIPPDLLFTIKRSCFDSPLSSKLFSHQPHQHISWNYLQMGLGRKIDPEPGRCRRTDGKKWRCSKEAFPDSKYCERHMHRGKNRSRKPVEVMKAITTTATITNLSSPTISSITKNHSTLTPTSHDSLSSLSSMSSATHHHHLHNSYYDAPLHLPFIHNPTSSSRLPGIGLSPPNNSLYVMEPASYSQITNTDYRRNRYNINGLKEEVDEHAFFSESSGSMRSLSGPSMDDSWQLTPLTMSTSSKQRSSSGFSDSAKQSEQERHSFALDSAVKKDQMRMPSQEEKEQPQKTIHRFFDEWPPKERDSWLDLDDKPLNSSSTSTTRLSISNSKFLP; this comes from the exons ATGCTGAGTGGAAGAAACAGATTTGCCTTCACTGCATCTCAGTGGCAAGAGCTTGAACACCAAGCTCTAATCTTCAAGTACATGGCTTCAGGCATTCCTATCCCACCTGATCTCCTCTTCACCATCAAAAGAAGCTGCTTCGACTCTCCTCTCTCTTCGAAGTTGTTCTCGCACCAACCTCATCAACACA TTAGCTGGAATTACTTGCAGATGGGTTTGGGGAGGAAAATTGACCCAGAGCCAGGCAGGTGCAGAAGAACAGATGGGAAAAAATGGAGGTGCTCAAAAGAGGCATTTCCAGATTCTAAGTACTGTGAGAGACACATGCACAGAGGGAAAAACCGTTCAAGAAAGCCTGTGGAAGTTATGAAAGCAATTACAACAACAGCAACAATCACAAATCTATCATCTCCAACAATCTCATCAATCACCAAAAACCACTCTACACTAACCCCAACCTCTCATGATTCCCTTTCTTCACTTTCTTCCATGTCCTCAGCGACCCACCATCATCACCTTCACAATTCTTACTACGATGCTCCCCTTCACCTACCCTTCATTCATAATCCTACATCTTCTTCTAGGCTTCCTGGGATTGGCTTGTCACCTCCAAATAACAGCCTGTACGTCATGGAGCCTGCTTCTTACTCCCAGATCACCAATACGGATTACAG AAGAAATAGGTACAATATTAATGGGCTGAAAGAGGAGGTGGATGAGCATGCTTTCTTCTCAGAGTCTTCTGGGTCCATGAGAAGCTTATCTGGCCCATCCATGGACGATTCTTGGCAACTCACACCTTTGACCATGAGCACATCTTCGAAGCAAAGAAGCAGCTCTGGTTTCAGCGATTCCGCAAAACAATCCGAGCAAGAACGGCACAGCTTTGCTCTGGACAGTGCTGTAAAAAAAGATCAGATGCGGATGCCTAGCCAAGAAGAGAAAGAACAACCCCAAAAGACCATTCACCGCTTCTTCGATGAGTGGCCGCCTAAAGAGAGAGATTCATGGCTCGATTTGGATGACAAACCATTGAATAGCTCATCAACATCAACAACCAGACTATCAATTTCCAATTCCAAATTCCTTCCATGA
- the LOC122304814 gene encoding uncharacterized protein LOC122304814 yields the protein MVEGKKEWNEDLIRPIFREEEANQICCIPLSRKEVEDKLIWGPSNKGLFSVKSAYFLEKERSSRGQGESSRGIEADDQWKHIWSMNLPSKMKLFIWKAGNNLLATKSNLVARKKWNTKEDDFLGLWAKISSKLNKSETEEVVAVMRNLWIRRNKFIFEQKFASPSCVIRLAKEDLNEYYATQSKPEGLNSTQVREKNGCPPEQNMVKANWDAAFDAKARKVGVGVIIRNERGEVMVACHEQKLNVADPVTAECYAFRKAMDLCRDLYFDKVIFEGDAQVIINAVNVQVEDLSYVGSLVEELRRSLKRCNEWRVQ from the exons ATGGTGGAGGGCAAGAAGGAGTGGAATGAAGACTTAATCAGGCCCATTTTCAGGGAAGAGGAGGCAAATCAAATATGTTGTATCCCCTTGAGCAGAAAGGAGGTTGAAGATAAGCTAATCTGGGGCCCCTCAAACAAAGGCTTGTTTAGTGTGAAAAGTGCCTATTTTCTAGAGAAAGAAAGATCAAGCAGGGGGCAAGGGGAGTCCTCTAGGGGTATCGAGGCAGATGATCAATGGAAACATATTTGGAGCATGAATTTGCCTAGTAAAATGAAGTTGTTTATATGGAAAGCAGGAAATAATCTGTTGGCCACAAAAAGCAACTTAGTTGCTCGAAAA AAATGGAACACTAAAGAAGATGATTTTTTGGGTTTATGGGCAAAGATTTCATCTAAGCTCAATAAATCTGAAACAGAAGAGGTGGTTGCTGTTATGAGGAACTTGTGGATCAGAAGAAACAAGTTTATTTTCGAACAGAAATTTGCTAGTCCAAGTTGTGTTATCAGATTAGCAAAGGAAGACCTGAATGAGTACTATGCAACTCAGTCTAAACCAGAGGGATTGAATAGTACACAAGTGAGGGAGAAAAATGGGTGTCCACCAGAGCAAAATATGGTGAAGGCCAATTGGGATGCAGCTTTTGATGCTAAAGCCAGGAAGGTGGGTGTGGGAGTGATAATCAGAAACGAAAGGGGAGAGGTTATGGTAGCCTGTCATGAGCAGAAACTAAATGTTGCAGATCCAGTTACAGCTGAATGCTATGCATTTAGAAAAGCCATGGATTTGTGTAGAGATTTATACTTTGATAAAGTCATTTTCGAGGGTGATGCTCAGGTTATCATAAATGCAGTAAATGTGCAAGTGGAGGATCTATCATATGTTGGTAGTCTAGTTGAAGAGCTGAGGAGGAGTCTCAAGAGATGCAATGAATGGAGGGTACAATAA